Within the Brassica napus cultivar Da-Ae unplaced genomic scaffold, Da-Ae ScsIHWf_802;HRSCAF=1149, whole genome shotgun sequence genome, the region TATCTCAATGTTTTGTGGgttttattctttattttgtCTTGTCAGTGATATCCGAATATGTTTCCATTAGCTATTCAGTTTATCAACTCTAAATTGAAAGTTGAAAGTATGTAAATTTGTTTCACTGCACTTTGATAAGTGAAGGGAACTATTCAATTAGTTGTTTAGATtgatttttatgttaaaaaatattttatgatataaaatGTCGCAACTAAAATTATATCCACAAAGCATCATAAggttttttgaaaacaaatcattatactctttttttttgtgatcgcatatagttttgaaaattaaataagcTTTTTACAAATAATTATATCATATCAAATGCATTAGgaacaaataaaattaagatattgGGCCTGATATCAAAGAAAATAACGCTGGGCCTATTTATAAAAAGCCCAATGTcatttgtaaaagaaaaaaaagcccAAACACATTCGCCGGAGAAGAACCAAATACATTATCATCTCACggcggaagaagaagatggagaaatcGAAGAAGACAGATATGGCGTTCATCGCCTCAATGAACGACGACCTTCTCCAGAACATTCTCCTACGATTACCCGCGAAACCGTTTGCTTTCGCCTCCTGCGTTAACCGATCGTGGAACATCGTCTGCAATCGCATCCTCTCTCGCCCCAAAATGGTTTCTGCTTTCTCCAGAAACCCTCATCAATTCGTAAGCtgagaaaccctaatttcatgtaaagttttgattttgatatgTGGGCAATGGAGAATTATAGATTGTGATTATAAAAGAGGAAGCTTTAGTGTAATttagtgtgtgtgtgtttttattgCAGGAAGCTGTAGAAGAAGCAATTGATAAGGCTTTGTCTGAGCCAATTCGACCAGATTTTGTAATTGCAAACATTACATGTGGGAACATGGAAGACACTTTGAGTCTGGTATATATGCTCGTTAATGCTCTTCccatctttgtttttttattgattttaatgtttgttaatGGTAATGATGTGTAATGTAGATAACTAAAAGAGTGGGAACAAGGGTTCCTGTTATTGTATCCATAGTTGCTGGAGTATTGGGAAAAGAAGTGTGTAACGACAAGGCTGGAGaggttttgattgtttttttcatttcctCGAGAATAattgagttttgtttttgtttttctaagcTTATATATCATGTTTACAGGTCAAACAGAATGATCAGGGCATGCACATTTGTCCAAGTTTTGCTATACTGTTGACCATTGGCTACTTGCCAGGAATCAAAGTCGACGTTATTCCTGTAATTCAATCAAAAGAGGTATCTATCTAACAAACAACCATCTGTGTACTCAacattataattttctttttttttaattaatagatTTGCTTCATTTGCttatagaaaaagaaaactactGTGTATCATAatgattttctttataaatagaGTTGGTGTGGTTGATGTCTTTGCAGGAAACTGAAGCGATGATTGGTGACAAATTTGTGATGGATATTAGGAACTTCGTGTCAGAGGTTTCAGATCATGCTGAACCAGCCTGTCTTATGCTCTTCGGGGTGAACTATACTTTGGGTTCTACTTGTGTTGGATTGTATTCAATTCTATGCTTATGTGTGTGTTTGTATCTTCATGCTGCATTTTGTAGGAGGATACTCATGCCACAGAACCTATCATTCGAAAATTGGGTATGAGTACTGCCTTATGGTAcatttttttcagttttgtaaAGCCAAAAGTATTTACTTATTTGAGACTGAAGTTCAGAGCACTACTGaaacatttcatttttattgttagTGTAATGTAATTTTTATGCATTGCAGACTATGCCATGCCTGCAGAAACTATTATTGTGGGTGATCAAAAGGGAGAGTTCTTACAGAAACGAGCTAATGAATTAAGTAATGCTCAGTTGCATAAAGATGAGAGCAGAGTTCTCGCAGGTTTAATCTTCGCAAGAGATAGACGCAGACCCATTGGTAAGTGTCTGTGCTTTTAATATCATCTACACCATGAGACGTTTGTTGATTACTTTACCCAAGTGTTTCTCAACTCAAGTTGTTGACGTATATGAAGCAGAAGCTGGACGAGTTCAGTTTCACACTGCTATATCAAGAGGATTGTCACCGGTTGATTTGAGGTACAAGGTGGCTAATGCCATTAGTACTCTCCCTAAATGGCCTGCTACACTTATGACAGCAAAAAGAATTGGAGAAGCTGAGGTTCTTAATGGAGAACAAATTCTAGATGACATAGAAGCAAATCTGGTACGCATCTGAAAACTTTTCTTTATCCATTCTCTAGACTTTTGTAACTAAACTTATATGATATTCAGTTAGGAAACCCGCTCTGGGAGGCTGATCCATACATTGGAgtgataaaaagaagaaaatactCAGTTGGTTTGGATCAGAAGCCAAAGATCATGGCCTCACTTGTGTTTCATCAAGTTACTGGGTAAGTTTCACAAGTTTTATTACACGAagtgttctaaaaattggtTTAGTCGGCAAATCGGGTATGAACGAAATGattttttgaaatgattttttttaaaatcggtTTAGACTCTTAACCACTGCCTAGTGATGTTTGAACATTGAATCTGTTCCTTTTGAcccatttaagtttttttttttttttaaatacgttTTGGTTTATGCAGAGCCGATGAGCAGTATCTTACAGTCAATGGCGCTGGAATCAAAACGGGTGACCATTTCCAAGTTTACCTCCCTGATCTCGAAGTGGCTGAAGCATCACTAACTGCTGTTTCTTCTCAGCTTAGAAACATCATGTCCAAACCAAACAAGCACGAAGTTGTTGGAGGGTTTGTTTTCGCCGGTAGTGGACGTGGCGACTCCTTCTTTGGCCGTCCAAACGCGGACACCTCACCGTTCCTGGAGAACTTCCCGGAGCTACGTTTTGGTGGTGTATTCTGCGACGGTGAAATCGGAAGAAGCTTGTCCGTGGAGGAGGGAGAGGAGAAGCAAGTAACTATCAGTCAGAGATGTCTTCACGTTGTTAGTTCTGTTTATCTTATTGTCTCTTATGCATGTTCTTAATCCTAACACAtctgtttgttttttgttttgaagaaaaacttttatttcaaattatattaggtaaaattttaatacaaacTATCAAtcacatttgtatattttacaaATCAGTGTTCTCTCATTGTTGGTGGTGGCGGTGGAGTAACATAACTAAATGGGGGAGTGTCAGGAGTCACACCTGGAGGGAACTTAGTTTCTTCCTTGGACGGTGGTGGCGGCGGAGTAACATAACTAAATGGAGGAGTGTCTGGAGTCACGCCCGGAGGGAATTTAGTTTTTTCCTTggatggtggtggtggcggaGTAACATAACTAAATGGAGGAGTGTCTGGAGTCACACCTGGAGGGAACTTAGTTTCTTCATTGGACGGTGGTGGTGGCGGAGGAGTAACATAACTAAATGGAGGAGTGTCAGGAGTCACACCTGGAGGGAACTTATCCGGCACTTCTCTCGCATAACCTTCACAAACAACACACACAACAATATCAATAacgtaacaaaataaattaccaATAACTCAACTCATTAGAAAGATGATGATTCAATGATTTCAATATGGTTTGAAAACAATGatgatttatatatgttttcttgcaaatgtattaaaaaatactatcatGCACGAGGTGTAAACTTCTGGTTATTAAGAGAAAAGGAAGGAGAGATAGATGCATACAAGATGCAACGACTGTGAGggcgagtaagaagaggagcttcattttctttatttttttgtttagtttacaACGTGATTTAGATTGTAAGTGATGATGACAGAGCTGAGGttctcttctttatatatacacatgtacTGGGGAGCGTTACCTGCATTGTTCTACGTTGAATACATAAAGATAATTAATTTTGATGAATTACTAATTTGTCAAGTTTTGTTTAGATGCTTACCAATTAAACATTAATTACTGTATCTTTTTATTGCCTTTTCAAATCCGATTCATGCGGATTCTTCCGCCAACTACATTGTTAtcatttgaataaataaaataaacatttattttaccttctactctattaatttagattcttatttttttatctactataGACAAGTCTTAGTAAGACCATTTGATTAATTACTTAATATGGCATAATGATTATTTTTAGTCAaacaaatctgttgagaaaatatagatttaatttttatttttaactataagaaaatctgttgagaaaaaatctaaccaagtcttattaaaagttttaaatatttttataaaataatgcaataattacttttataattaataatgcaatattattatacattaatattatctaaaattttattataaaacaaaaaattaaaaattgtttgttatttttataaatttcataatatctattctattaatttagagtcctacttttttatataatatagacAAGTCTTAGTATGACCATTTAATTAATTACTTAGGTCTTGATTGGTAGAACATTGGCATTAGCATTATGTTCTATATTATTCAATCAACAATTGTTAGAAAATCATTTAGAGAAGCATTTACTAAATGCTAATGCTCTCCAAATGCTCTATGGCCAATGCTATCATATGAAGTTTTTAGAAGAGcatttgcatttataatttataaaattaaggaaaatatgCCTTAATATGACATAATGATTATTTTTAgtctaacaaatctgttgaggaaatttagatttaaattttatttttaattataataaaatatgttgagaaagaatctaaccaaatcttattgaaaatttaaatttttttaataaagtaataagttcataataaaaatataattttattatacattaatattatttaaaattttaattataaacaaaaaaataaaaattgtttgctattttttataaatttcattatatattatattaaaatagaagtgtTGTAtgaattaattaaaacaaaactatataaaagTGCTAAAttcctattttatttttaaagtgctttcatttaaataaatatgtggATAGGAGGCTGAGGCTGATGATCCCTACATTGGAGTGATAAAAAGAAGATAATACTCGGTTGGTTTGGATCAGAAGCCAAAGATCATGGCCTCAGTTGTATTTCATCAAGTTACTGGGTAAATATTCACATGTTTCATTACATgaagtgttctaaaaatcggttttGTCcgcaaattttttaaaatataaaaaattcagtTTAGACGCCCGCCTAAAATTATTGAACAATGATCAGTTCCTTTCGACCCatttaagtttatttatttgtattggTTTTGATCAGAGCCAATGAACAGTATCTAACAGTCAAAGGCGCTGGAATCAAAACGGGTGACCATTTCCAAGTTTACATCCCTGACCTCACAGTGGCTGAAGCATCACTGAGTGATGTATCTTCTCAGCTTAGAAACATCATGTCCAAACTGAATAAACAGGAAGTTATTGGAGGTTTTCTTTTCGCTGGTAGGTACGTAGTGACTCCCTTTTTGGTTGTCCTAACGCAGATAGCTCGCCGTTCTTGGAGAACTTCCCGAGTTACGTTTTGGTGGTGTATTCTGCCACGGTGAGATCGGAAGAAGCTTGTTAGTGGAGGAGGGtgaggagaaggaagaaaatAGCAGTGAAAGATGTCTTCACGTTGTTAGTTCTGTGTATCTTGTTGTCTCGTATGCATGCATGTTCTTAATCCAAACGCAtttgtttcttttatgttttcaagAGAACAAGACacatgaaattttttatttcaaattatatagGTAAAGTTTAAGACAAATTGTCAatcacatttatatatttgacgAATCAGTATTCTTGCATTGTTGGTGGCGGTGGAGGAGTCTTATGGGGGGAACATGATTTCTTCTGTGGAGATCTCTCTTGCTTCATCCATCGGTAGTGGCGGTGTAGGAGTCTTATAAGAAGGTGGGGGGAACATGATTTCTTCTGTGGACAGCTCTCTTGCTTCATCCATCGGTGGTGGCGGTGGAGGAGTCTTATAACAAGGTGGGGGGAACATGATTTCTTCCGTGGACAGCTCTCTTGCTTCATCCACCGGTGGTGGCGGCGGAGTAGTCTTATAACAAGGTGGGGGGAACATGATTTCTTCCGTGGACAGCTCTCTTGCTTCATCCACCGGTGGTGGCGGTGGAGTAGTCTTATAACAGGGTGGTGGGAACATGATTTCTTCTGTGGACAGCTCTCTTGCTTCATCCAGAGGTGATGGAGGTGGAGTAGTCTTATAACAAGGTGGGGGGAACATGATTTCTTCCGTAGACAGCTCTCTTGCTTCATCCACTGGTGGTGGCGGTGGAGTAGTCTTATAACAAGGTGGGGGGAACATGATTTCTTCCGTAGACAGCTCTCTTGCTTCATCCACTGGTGGTGGCGGTGGAGTAGTCTTATAACAAGGTGGAGGGAACATGATTTCTTCCGTGGACAGCTCTCTTGCTTCATCCAATGGTGATGGCAGTGGAGGAGTATTATAGCAAGGTGGGGGGAACATAATTTCTTCCGTGGACAGCTCTCTTGCTTCATCCATCGGTGGTGGCGGCGGAGGAGTCTTATAACAAGATTGGGGGAACTTATTCGGCATCTTTCTCGCACAACCTTCACAACCAACACACACAACAGTTtcaataaagaaacaaaataaattaccaATAACTCAACTCATCAGAAAATGATGTTTCAGTATAGTTTGAAAATAATgatcatttatatatgttttcttgtaaatgtatataaaatagtatCATGCACGAGGTATGTGTAAACTTTTGGttattaaaaaaaggaaagagagagatgcATACAAGATGCAATGACTCCGAGAGCGACCGAGAAGATAAGCTTCATATTTTCTTTCTCGTTTACAAGTGATTTAGATTGTTAAGTGACGATGACAAAGGCTAAGGTTCTCTTCTTTTTATATAGATGTACATGGAGAGGGTTCTAAATTGAATAAAGATCATTAGTGTTTTAGTGAAATGCTAAGTTTTTGAATAAAGATAATCAATGTTTGAGTGAATTGCTAATTTGCTACATTTTACTTAGATGCTTATCAATTCATTCACATTAATTATTGTTAACTtttgaataaatataataaacatttttttggtaaaaaaatataataaacatttattatgcctttttattattaaaaaggaGCTCTGGCTAAAACAATTTCTTAGCAATAAAAAGGAGCTCTGGCTAAAACCCTTATCATCTATgactatatatttgtttttttaatctttggtttagtttatatatacatttaatttTGTTCTAACTATATAGTATATACTTCCATTTTTAACATAATTTCAAATCAGCATTTTATCTTACCttttagctttatttatttttaaatcatcaAACTTTACAAATCATGATGTaaccttatttttaaaatttaaagattacatCAAAATTATACTAATTTTTGCCAGTCATAATTAGTGTTTTCTTTTGTCAGCAGTTTTTTTATCATCGaaagttacaaaatatatatatatatatatatatattaaaaattcctatatctttattatttagGCTGTAGAATatgtaaaatgaaaaatcatCCATAATATTAAATCAATTCAAAATTATAGGTAAAACTAATTACTATTTAgatattaacttttattataatttttaaaatctatagataattttttggagtaatttataaactattatttttaaataacataaactgtatttacatgttatattaaataagaGTAAATTTTGATCATtgctatttttattataattaaatattttaattaattatgacttggtttggtttataaatttaaattgtttCGGATCATACAGTATAGTTGTATAAATTTCCATTTAATGTAATTTCAAATTCGACTTTATTTCAGAAACTTATAATATTCATATTAAGGCATCAAGAATTGTACGAACTCAGTCGCAGTATAAAACGTAAGTCCTCACAGGAAACTTGTTTACGTTGATATTAATTTTGATAGTTACGTTAACGAAGCATCTTTCTATCACATACACGTGTGTTTTTTCCCCCACACTTGTGTTCTAACTGGAAGAAAGATAACGATGAGCTTATTTTCAACGTGTCTCATGTGACGcagcttcattttttttaacttgactTACCTTCTGTTAGTCTTACTGATGAAAGCCTCCACACCGAGACTCTGTCTAACACGTAGATTTTTCTTAGATCACATTCTTCAGTTTTAATCTGTCTCGATTCCTATCTTTGTGTGTTACTGTCACCAAAATCCCAATCAAAGTTAAAACTTATGAACGATAATTACTAAGAGATTTGAAATTATTGAGGATATTAATGGTCAAAAGATAGACATAAGTTCGtatttctccaaaaaaaacaattaaacataaAACTTCTTATAGCTAGAGAATACTCTACAAATCTAAGGTTTCAATTGTGTGCTGAGAAGTTAGGAATGATGCTAGCACAGTTGTCCTTGAGAAGAGGTGGAAAGAATGGATTCAATGGAAACATATGGGGCCAACAATTTGCGTCTAAGGTTGAGAATGTCTTGCAACATGCGGCTTcaacattttcaaattttcctGAGAAAATTGATTTAGAGATTTCAAGTACACATCCTTCAACACTGAAGAGAGACGACCAACATTTTATCAGATCAACAGGTGAACCAGGGGCAAAAAATCCAGGAATCGTCAGTGGCTTCTGGAGTTGAGCTTCACTTTGAGTGACAAAAATAGTAGCACAAAGGATTATGGCTATGATCATAGAGACAATAAATTTTCTTCCCATCTTTCTTTCTATAAttagatatttttctttttggtttgtaTTTTAGATGTTTAGATGGTTTTGAATATCGGAAGAAACCTAGAATTTATAGATCAGGAAGTAAGAATTTGTTTAATAAGTAGAGGTGTAACATATAAATAATGGTTTCAAACTGTAACTCACGATCCAGGTTCAAATAATCAAATGTATTAAATATTCCCACATTAATTTGAGTTTTAACGGTAAGTCATCAAGTGTGTTCATGTTGACTTTTGAAACGGGAGATGTGAAAGTTATGAAAAAATTGACCCACTTAcattctataacttcaaatttgGTTCGTTTTATGATAGCAACTTGAAAAACCTTATTCCGGTACATTGGTTTTAGTCTCAACTTTCAATTAAGCAATTACGAATACAGTGGTTAGCTCGATTCAGTTTTTGaaagaaatatattaatatgaGATATATTCATAAAAACCACATTTTGTGAAATTTGTTTCCATTTTGGCTTATATATTTCATGGGAATCGAGTTGATCAGCGACAACAACTTTCTCCTCAAGAAAAGTTACTCTTAAGTTCAACAATGCAAATATCTTTTTATGTGATCAGTCACTAAAAACGACAACAGTTCTGTCTTGGTCTTTATGAGTCCTAAATTATGTGATCAGTCACTAAAACATTTGTGTACGTTGAGCTTAAAATACTATACACAACCTCTTGGATTCATTTAATCAAATCCTTTCATTATATGCCTAAAAGGATACAACCAAAGACCACATGAGTCTGTCCGTATGACTGTATGACCTTTGATTATAGGATTCAGGCCGTGACAAGAGGGGTTATGTAAGAACAATTacactagtttttttttaatactcatCGACATTTACGTGACATGTTTACATGTACCAGAACATAGTTTACCTGGTGATTGATGTGTTAGTTTACATTCTGTTTTCTACGAAATCCAATTTAAAGAGACCAACACAACACTTTCTTGAATTATTATTAAGAATCTagcttttatatttatatagttaacCCACGTTTTGGTTCAAGAGACAAGTACATagatatgttagcaaaaaaaaaatgacaagtaaataaatacataaatcgTTCAGTCttcatatgtaatattttttatatattcgtgaccaagagaaaaaaatagagttacTAATTTAGCACAATCTTCAATGGATTCTAcgaaaacaattattttatttgatttgacaCTCATAAGACTTGGAACATGAATACAAAGTTTTCTAAAGCTAAACGATGGTCTACTTCACTCTGGAACAATGTGTGCACAATTGTCTTTGATAAGAGGTGGAAAGAACGGGTTCAATGGAAACATATGAGGCCAACAGTTAGCATCAATGGTTGAAAATGCTTTGCAACATGCGACTCCAACATTGCCAAATTTTCCGGAGAATACTGATCTGTAGAGCTCGAGTACGCACCCATTGACGTTAAATATAGATGACCAACATTTCTCTATGTTGATAGGAGACTGAGGTGGTTGTTCATGAGCTACTACAACTGGTGGAGTCATCAAACCTGCAACACTTAAGACTACAACTAGGACTAAGGAGGCAATAGCTCTTGATTTGCTTTCCATTTCTCTAATCAGTcttatctctttctttttctttcttcttttcactTTGATGTTTGTGTGgtttggctgtgtgaagaaacTTCGTATTTATAGAATGAGAAATGGGTTATTAACGTACGTAACTGATTAGACACTACATGCAACGGAACTGATTTAAAGATTTCTCAAGTAACCCATGTTGAGTAacatatttacataatttttgtttgacGAGGTTCATTTTCTGTGAAAGATATGGTAAAAGGTTTCAAGTAATTATTTCATTTGTTTGTTAAAGAGTGtcatttgacatttttttattgttacacAAAATatcactttaaaattttaatgttatttatatttattttaacattaATATTGACTACAAAAAtggtttaattataaataattttattgatcTCTGAAGTTATAggttaaacaaatataattatttaaaacataaataaatttcaattatttttttagttgtGTAAAAAGGTGAAAACTCTTTGTAAAACAGATTGGCtatatttattcatttgttttgtttatttatgttgCAAATCTTTGCTTGTCCATAGACAACAAAACAAGAAGTTCTCGCCATTATCAATCACTCAGGCAATATCCAGCCAAAATCAGTTtacaaagaaaccaaaaaaatagagagacaaaacatttgaatgtttttgatgttCTTCACCTACTTATTGCAATCAATAGAGACGGACATAAGCACACGAAACCCACAAGAGAAGCTTGTAGGGAGACTTCTAAACAGCGATTCCAAGGGACTTCTTGAACTTCTCTACCTCTAAGTAGACAGTGGAGTAAGGCAAGAACTCAGAGAAGTAATCTCCGCTCAAATGGTTGATGGCAACAGCGAGTTTCGGAATCTCCAAGGATTCTTCGTTAGTTAACGTTCTTATAAACCTTGCTGGATTGCCTCCCCATAGCTCACCTGACGGGATCCTTCTTCCCGGTGGCACAACCGAACCAGCTTCCAGTATTGACCGGGTCTCGACCAAAGAACCTTCCATTAGTATCGAGTGTTGCCCTATGATGCACTCTGGTTCGATGGTACATGATCTTAGAA harbors:
- the LOC125605799 gene encoding F-box/LRR-repeat protein At5g63520-like isoform X1, translating into MEKSKKTDMAFIASMNDDLLQNILLRLPAKPFAFASCVNRSWNIVCNRILSRPKMVSAFSRNPHQFEAVEEAIDKALSEPIRPDFVIANITCGNMEDTLSLITKRVGTRVPVIVSIVAGVLGKEVCNDKAGEVKQNDQGMHICPSFAILLTIGYLPGIKVDVIPVIQSKEETEAMIGDKFVMDIRNFVSEVSDHAEPACLMLFGEDTHATEPIIRKLDYAMPAETIIVGDQKGEFLQKRANELSNAQLHKDESRVLAGLIFARDRRRPIEAGRVQFHTAISRGLSPVDLRYKVANAISTLPKWPATLMTAKRIGEAEVLNGEQILDDIEANLLGNPLWEADPYIGVIKRRKYSVGLDQKPKIMASLVFHQVTGADEQYLTVNGAGIKTGDHFQVYLPDLEVAEASLTAVSSQLRNIMSKPNKHEVVGGFVFAGSGRGDSFFGRPNADTSPFLENFPELRFGGVFCDGEIGRSLSVEEGEEKQVTISQRCLHVVSSVYLIVSYACS
- the LOC125605799 gene encoding F-box/LRR-repeat protein At5g63520-like isoform X2, with protein sequence MEKSKKTDMAFIASMNDDLLQNILLRLPAKPFAFASCVNRSWNIVCNRILSRPKMVSAFSRNPHQFEAVEEAIDKALSEPIRPDFVIANITCGNMEDTLSLITKRVGTRVPVIVSIVAGVLGKEVCNDKAGEVKQNDQGMHICPSFAILLTIGYLPGIKVDVIPVIQSKEETEAMIGDKFVMDIRNFVSEVSDHAEPACLMLFGEDTHATEPIIRKLDYAMPAETIIVGDQKGEFLQKRANELSNAQLHKDESRVLAGLIFARDRRRPIEAGRVQFHTAISRGLSPVDLRYKVANAISTLPKWPATLMTAKRIGEAEVLNGEQILDDIEANLLGNPLWEADPYIGVIKRRKYSVGLDQKPKIMASLVFHQVTGLETSCPNQTSTKLLEGLFSPVVDVATPSLAVQTRTPHRSWRTSRSYVLVVYSATVKSEEACPWRRERRSK
- the LOC106415503 gene encoding protein TRACHEARY ELEMENT DIFFERENTIATION-RELATED 7A-like; the protein is MKLLFLLALTVVASCYAREVPDKFPPGVTPDTPPFSYVTPPPPPPSNEETKFPPGVTPDTPPFSYVTPPPPPSKEKTKFPPGVTPDTPPFSYVTPPPPPSKEETKFPPGVTPDTPPFSYVTPPPPPTMREH
- the LOC125605800 gene encoding extensin-1-like; amino-acid sequence: MKLIFSVALGVIASCCARKMPNKFPQSCYKTPPPPPPMDEARELSTEEIMFPPPCYNTPPLPSPLDEARELSTEEIMFPPPCYKTTPPPPPVDEARELSTEEIMFPPPCYKTTPPPPPVDEARELSTEEIMFPPPCYKTTPPPSPLDEARELSTEEIMFPPPCYKTTPPPPPVDEARELSTEEIMFPPPCYKTTPPPPPVDEARELSTEEIMFPPPCYKTPPPPPPMDEARELSTEEIMFPPPSYKTPTPPLPMDEAREISTEEIMFPP
- the LOC106415523 gene encoding egg cell-secreted protein 1.4-like, with protein sequence MESKSRAIASLVLVVVLSVAGLMTPPVVVAHEQPPQSPINIEKCWSSIFNVNGCVLELYRSVFSGKFGNVGVACCKAFSTIDANCWPHMFPLNPFFPPLIKDNCAHIVPE